The genomic window CGAAAGCTTGCGATGTGTGTTTCTCTAGGGACCGGACGGGTAGAATACTGAAAGGGACCGCACGAATTATATTTGGTAAAGGCTGATAATGTGAAGCAAACTACCAATGTTATATATGTTAATGTGCTTATGCGGGTAGAATACTGTAGCAGCATGGATGAATGGCGTATTTAGATACGTTGTTTGCCCATGCTGTTTTTTTGTTTAAATAATCGGCTTAAATAAAAAAGAAAGAGGGTAAATTTTAATGCCTTATCAAATTTTAGGTAACAACGAACTGACACAAAAAGAAGACGGCAGCTATGGTTTTGAACTAGATGGCCAGACTAACTATAATTCCCGTGCAATGACACTGGGACGAATTTTGACACCGGAGAGCGGCAACGGCAGCAATAACAATGGGTTGATTCCGTTGAAAGGTCGTGGAGATATTGAAGCTTATTCTGTATTGAGCAACCAATATATCCCATTGACTAAATATGACGAAATCAACGGGGTTCTTGATCTGCACGGATATGCTACACGTGAATACACAGACGGCTTGAGCTATAAGCTTTCTAGCGGTTTGGTTCTATCAAGTGCAGCACACTACCGTTCTGCAATCAACAAGAAATTTGACTATCAAGCAATTTTCGGAATCGATGAGGACCCAGTTTATAACTTACAGGGCACAATCCGTGAACCGAACTCAGTATTTGCGAAAGCCAAAAAGAATGCGGCAGCTGGTTTTGGCAGCCAATTGAAAGCAATTTTGGATGCAGTGGATATCATTTCCGATGCAGGAGGCCAGCCAACTGTTATGCTGCAAAGCTTATCAATGTTTGAACTGAATGAGTTCACAGCGCTTATTCCTGGTGAAGTATGGACCCATGCAACCAGTGATGCCCTATTTGTAAAAATGCCAGGTATGCGTGAATTGGCTAGACTGACAGGGTTCACACAAACGGGTGATACACAACCATGGATCGTGTTTGACCGCAGCCGCTTGTTTGTCGGCAAAGTTGGCGATGTTAGCCTGGAAATTTCAAACTCAGCTTACGATCCACATGAAGGATTCACAGGGAACACCGGCACAGGTGCATACAACAGCCCGGCTTCTTCCACTGGCGTTTCTTACTGGACGAATGACAAGATCGGGGCACGTGCGATCGCTTACCTTGATTATAAGTTTATCGATGAAAGCGGCGAACTGGCTTATACAAACTTGTCTGACTTCACACCCGCACCCTAGTGGCGCTCGTTTTGATGAAACGAGTTACGACAATGGGAATTTTAATTGAAAGGACTAAAAAGACATGGTATTAAAAACAACGGCTTTAGATATCACAGGAATCTCACCAAATGATTCTGCGTTTTTCTTCCGGATCTATTCCATGAGAAATGCAATGCCAGCCTATCGTTTGGAAATGGTTAGCGACTTTGGTTATAGCTATGAAAAAGGAACAAGCAGCTCAACAACACGAACAACCAGAGGGGTTCGCAGTGTGACAACGCAAAACGGAGACGACACGAAAGATTTGACCTTTACAACGTCCGAAACCGTTTCAGTCGAGGCCCATGAATTGCTTGAGTGGGCATTTAGAAACAATGAGCTTGTTGAGATTTGGGAAGTTACGCCAACCGTTACAGCTGACGGCCTGACCATTCTTGACAACAACGGCACACCGGTGCCAGAAGGCTGGATGCCTGATAAATACTGGGTTGGCCGAGTAAACAGTGATAACTACAGCAACAACGCTGGAGACGATAACCGCACACATGAGTGGGGCCTTAGCCTTGAAGCGATGCACGATAAGTCATGGGTTGAGCCTATTGAATGGATCATTTCCGATGCAGAAACGTATCCAAATGCTTCTCTTAAAAAGTACACAGATACAGACAACCCAACGAATACTGTTCGTGATCAGCATGTTGGTGTAGAGGCAGAGCCAAGCGATGATGATTCGCAATATGCACATGATCTGACGACAACGCCACCAACACCTGGACCATAGAAATTTAATAAAGACATTTAAGGGGTGGCAATCTGCTCGCCCCTTGAATTTTGAAAGGAGAATAGATCATGGCTACACCAAGTAAAACACGTTCTCAAATTTTAAATGGCTGGGGCACTGCTGACAGCGGGCCGATCAATCCACAGGAAACAATCTTTTCTGCCAACATTAGAGCTTTGGTTGAATCCACAAAATGGATTGACGAGGGCATTGATTCGATCACCACCAACGCTGAGAACGACATTTTGACGATCGTTTATGCAAACGGATCTACCCAAACGGTCAACTTGCCAAAGTATGTTGAAACGGTTGAGATCACTGAAGGTGTTATAACCTTCAAAGACGTTTCCGGCAATGTGTTGGCAGTCTCACCAAAGTTTGCAACCTTTGCAGAACTGGAGAGTGAAGCCACAGACCGGAAAGCGGCAGATATAGCCCTGGCAGCTGATTTGGCTATTGAAACCAAAGCCAGACAAGATGCTGACACTGCTTTGCAGGAATATATCGATGATGAAATAGCCACAGAGAAAGCGGCTAGAAAAGCAGCTGATACCACACTACAGGAAAATATCGATGCTGAAGCAGCGACAAGAAAAAGCGCTGATGATGCCGAGGCAACAACCAGAAAGGCTGCAGATGACCAACTGGCTGCAGACCTAGCGGCAGAAGCCACAGCACGCTCACAGGCTGATGTGCAGCTTCAAGCAAATATCAATGATGAAGCAGCTGAAAGGATTGCAGAAGATGGAGCCATTCGCTCAGAGTTAGCCCAGGAGACGACAGAACGCAAGGCAGCTGATACTGAACTTCAAACCAAACTGATTGCAGAAGAGACGGCCAGAACTCAAGGGGATGCGGATTTGCAAACGCAGATCGATACATTCCAGGATAAGTTGGATGCTGAGGAAACTGCCAGGGTAGATGGAGATGAAACCCTTCAAACTGGAATTGATACCATTAACAGTACTCTATCTTCATACAGTGATCGCTTGGATAAGATCGAGGCAAAAACCCAAGTTCAGACTTACAACTTTGATGATACCAACGCTCATGTTATTTCTATGGGGGAAATTTCATTTATTACACGGGCAAACGGTAGTAACTCAAATGGATACCCAACCATTCACTTATTTGCTAGAAATGACACTGAAAATGACATGGGCATTGGTTTTGCCGGATATGTGGAATATGACGGTGCAGCTACCCAACAAACAAATTCAGATTATTCAACGATCGCAAGTGGCAGTGAAACAAACAGATTTGACATTGACAATATCGGACTTGGTTATGGATCTTCCAATGAGTTAGGGACAATCAATTTTACCGTTGCAACTTCCGTGGGAAGTGTTTTCAAAGTATTAGTCACATGTCCTTCATTTGGATCTAATGGGGTTAAAACAGTAGCTTTCACAGTCCAAAGAATTAGTGATGTGATTGTTTCATGACCGAGCAGATCATTATAACCACCATTACAGTTGCCGGCACAGTTTTAGTGGCCTTTGTTACTGCTATACAATCCGGCAATAAGAAAATCCTTGATCGGCTTGGTGAATTTGATAACCGGCTTGAGGGGATAGATTCAAGAGTTGAAAATGTCACCGATGATCTGAAAGAAATTAAAAGAAGTAACCTACAGGCCACAATTTTTCGTCTGATTGAAAAAGCTTATCGAGATAAGAAGATTAGTGACAACGATTTGAGTGAATTATTCAAAGCCTATGACGAATACAAGGGCCATGGTTGGAACTCACATACAACTGTGAGGGTCCGAAAATTTGAAGAAGACTTGAGCAAAGGAGTGATAAGCCTTGATGAAAAACGTATCAAATGAACGTCTATTGTCGTTAGTAACTGGGACATTATCAGCAGGTGTGATTTTATACATTAGTTTAGCCGGTGTATTCAACTGGCCATACGCTGAAGAAGTCCAGAAGGTTGGCGGGATCGTTGCTATCTTCGTCAATTCAATGTTTGCTGTTTGGACTGGTGTAAAGGTAGGTGGCGAACATGGACGAGATCCAAGCGATTAATTATGCAGACGTTCGTGCTGAACTTTTGACATTGACCGGGGTTGCTGATGAAGAGGGTGCCGATGATCAACTGGAACAAGCATACAAGCTGGCCAGTGGGTACCTGTATTCATTAGTTGCTGGTGAAGAAGTAGACACAGTGAAATTTGAAGCTTTAAGCCGTATCGCACTGATTGAGAGCGCTGTGTATCGTTTCAACCGTTTAAGTGAAGAGGGAATGAGTTCCCGGACACAAGACGGTGAAAGTATCACCTGGGAAGCGGACCCGCTTTCTAAATGGGAAGACAAAATAAAAGACACAATCAAAAATAAGGTTAAGCATTGGAAGCTGATTATGGCCAGCACACGGGATGACACAAACACAAGAATGGATCTTGGCTATCGTGTCCCTTTGTTGGCCAATGGCACCTGGTATTATACGAACATTCTTGGTGGTGGTTAATGTGGTTTATAATCAAACAATTTTTTATGAATCAGAGAAATCTTCCTATGATCCGGCCACAGGCAATCATGGACCTAAAAAATATGATGTTCCTTATCTTCATGTTGATATCCGCTGGAGATCAACCGGAGGGCTGGACGGATCCGGAACAGAATTTGAATACCGGGAATTTATCAGTGTGAAGTCGCAGCGGCCGATCCCTTTTAAGATGATGAAGTGGGGCGATACTATTTTCAAACCGATCAAAGGATCTTATAAAAAAGTGGAGCGTGGCCGGGGCAGAAAATGGCATTCGTGCCAGTTCATGGAGGTAAAACATGGCTCAACGGAATTGGGAACATAACCCGTTATTTTTCTACAATGCAATTCGTGCAGCTGTTGAGAGCAGCGGATTATCTGTTGCTGATTCTCCTGAAACTTACGAAGGTGAGTTGCCCTATGCCTGGATAGACCAAATAAATTTTGATCGAACCCAGGTGGCTGTGCGTAGTAGCCGACAAGGTGACATTTACGACTATTCAGCTGTGGTTCATGTGTTTTTCCCTTGGGACAAGCAAGGCGACATGCTGCAGGCTGTGTGGGCGATTGATGGGGCTGTTCAGCAGTCAATCAGATCTGATTTAAATTATCGAATTATCAGAGAACAGGACGGCACCATTCATTGCCTGTTAAATATCAAATAATAGAGGAGAATGACAAATGGCATTTACAAAAGAAATCAAAGGTAAAACAGTAATCTTCGCAAAGAGCGCAAAGTTCTTCAATGTGCTAAATAAAATTTTTACGTTATCAGTAGAGCGTGACATGGACGGCCAGAGAATGGCCATGCAGATGCCTGGGGCTGATATGGCCATTGAGCAGTTTAAAGGATTGTTTGAAGCAGAAAAAGAAGTGGAACGAGAAACACTTGAGTATCACTTGGGCATGGTCGGCTATGCCTTGCAATTCAAGATGGACCGAGACGAGTTTTTTGACTGGTTGGCAAATCTGGATAATTCCGATCTGGTTGAATTTGCCAAAAAGGTAAAAGAAGAACTAGACACAAAAAAGTTGATCAGTCTGTAAGGAAAACTGACGAGGCACGATTGTTCATTAATTCAATCGTGCCTGTTTTTCTAGGTGATTGCCTACTGGATGACGAGGACGAGGTGGCTGAGTATCTAAGTGTGGTCACAGGGTACAGCTATGAAGAAATCATAAGCGCTGACGAATTATTTATAAAACGTCTAAACGCCAGGCTATTAACCTTGAATTTTAAAGAGCGCACTCACATAGCCACCCAGTCTTTATTGACAGCTATAGCAGACAAAAAACGAGCAGGGAAAAAGTCGAAGCCATTCAGCATTGAAGAATTACTGGAATTTCAAGGAATTAATCGAACGGACTTCGCAGCAAGTAAAAAGCTTTATGACCAGCTGACCATTGATGTTGCCGAGGAAAAGCAACTGGAGCAGGAAAAAATAAAGAAAATAGAAAAAAAGAATACTGTGAAAGCTTCGTTAAAAGAAAGGCTGGCGATCTGGCGTGGATTGGATAAGCGCACTAAACGCTGAACGTGATGCACTCTATGACAAAGTACATGACAGCTTAGAAGTACAGCTGGAGAATGCCATTACAATATCGCCTGTTGACACTGGAGAATTGAAACGAAGTTGGAAATTAAACAGGAATAGCAAGAACTCATGGACCGTCAAGAACACATGTGATCACGCTATTTTCCAAGAGTTCGGCACATACAAACAGGCTGGCCGTGAAATGTGGGGGTTACGCAGTGGCCGCTGGACTGTTGAAGTGATCGGACGTATAAGGTAGGTGATAGATAAATGGCTTCTCAAGGTCAATTAGAATTAGAAATAACTGCCAATGGTTCCGAACTGGATGGCATTGAGCGGCAAATGCTGAATATGATGCAAGCTGCTGCCAAAGGTATGAATATAAAAGCGGATGGTTCCGGAGCCATGGGTGTAATAAACAAGCTTGATGGTGCCTTAACGAGTATGGCCAAAACCGCTGCCAGTATTACCTTTAAGGGCTTGATTGCTACTGGAGCAGCTGCCGTTGGTGGATTAGTGGCCGGCGTAAAAGCTGCAGGGGACCTGGAGCAATCTGTGGGCGGGGTTGAAAAGATTTTCGGAGACATTGCCAGTCAAGACGTGATGGCCAATGCACGGCGATCCTTTGAAACTGCCGGCACAAGCATGAACCAATACTTAGAAACAGCAACAAGTTTTGCCCCTAAACTATTAAAGGATTTAGGCGGAAATGCTACAAAGGCAGGGGAGCAAGTAGACAAAGCCATGATTCAGATGGCGGATAACAGCAATACATTTGGTACAGCATTAAGCGATATTGAACACGCATACCAGGGGTTTTCTAAAGGGAATTTTACAATGTTGGATAACCTAAAACTTGGTTATGGTGGTACACAAGAAGAAATGAAAAAGCTTCTTAAAGATGCCCAGGCTATTTCAGGTATTGAGTACAATATTGACAATCTATCAGATATCACCGATGCCATTGGAATCATTCAAGACGGATTGAATATAACCGGCACAACAGCCAAGGAAGCTGCAACAACTCTAAATGGTAGTTTTACGATGATGAGTAAATCATTTCAGAATTTCCTGGCCACTGGTGAGGGAATCGATGACGTGGTGGATAGCATGCTGAACTTTGGCGGTATCGCTATGAAAATGGCTGCAGAGTTGGCACCAAAGCTGGCCAAAGGGTTGATGAAGGCCTTTGATACGATTAAGCCTATGATTCCAGGTTTACTTGAGGATGCCTTGGGAAGCTTGGCCGGTGTTGCTGATAACATTTTCGGAACGAACTTTTTTAGTTCAATTCCAAAGAATATCGAGAAGGCTGTGAGAGAAGGAGCTAAAATTTTAGATGGCCTTTTCGGGACAGACTTCAGCAGCAAGTTTGGTGACTTTAAATTGAAGATGCCAGATTTTGATACTTTAATCAATGGTGCAAAAAAAGTTGGCTTGGCATTTGTGGCCATGTTTGCAGTCGTTAAGGGCTTGAAATTTGCATCGGTAATCAAAGGGATGGGCAACCCATTAAAAGGCTTAGGAAGTCAAGCAACGTCAACAGGCAGTGCCATTTCAGGTGCATTCAGAGGGGCGTTCAATATTCAGGCAGCTGCAGGGTTCGCCATAGTCATTGCAACAGTGACGGTGGCCATTATTGCCCTAGCAGCAGCAAAGGATCTAGTCATTCCATTTCTTGAAGGTCTGGCCGGGGTTATCGTTAAATTAGCAGGCGTGTTTCCTGTGCTGGCCACAGCATTATCCAATTTGTCGCCTTTGGTGGTAGCTTTTGGTGAAATGTTCGCTATCGTGATTGCTGCCTTAGCAGATGCAGCCGCAACATTGATTCCAGTTTTGACTGAGGCATTCACTCAGATCGTGCCGGTCCTGACTGAAGCATTTACGCAGATCACAACCGTAGTCACAGAAGCGGCAGCCGTATTGATTCCAATAATCACTGAGGCTTTTTCTACAATCGTGCCGATCATTACGGAGGCATTCGCAACCTTAATTCCAATTGTGGCCGATGCTTTTGCTACAATCATGCCGTATATCACGGAATTTGCTGCAGTTGTTTTGCCTATTTTAACGGATGCTTTCACACAG from Enterococcus sp. 9E7_DIV0242 includes these protein-coding regions:
- a CDS encoding phage head-tail connector protein translates to MDEIQAINYADVRAELLTLTGVADEEGADDQLEQAYKLASGYLYSLVAGEEVDTVKFEALSRIALIESAVYRFNRLSEEGMSSRTQDGESITWEADPLSKWEDKIKDTIKNKVKHWKLIMASTRDDTNTRMDLGYRVPLLANGTWYYTNILGGG
- a CDS encoding HK97 gp10 family phage protein, whose translation is MDWISALNAERDALYDKVHDSLEVQLENAITISPVDTGELKRSWKLNRNSKNSWTVKNTCDHAIFQEFGTYKQAGREMWGLRSGRWTVEVIGRIR